One Brachyspira pilosicoli P43/6/78 genomic window carries:
- a CDS encoding VWA domain-containing protein: MKQFINNNSYKEEIKKTEKMARGVFYGSFNKDERIEKELETKIEKWKKDLNDYISSNNPYIENRRELEIAKKELEKKDISKKDIINNLNMFNSLDIDTKFWIDKLENNNNNLNAIKKNIISNWNEVYNKKNNEWTINAIKEKRYKFINDIESWIKLLKRLRYMSNILRIKTGVLWDFRVGELKEEDISLLERWVKFIDNIDKNNYIEKIADSIGKKIDIEKITKNIELKNNYSYTNKKIDSKDEISGIYFSKDIENIIPEELSLLCNDEAEKLFKLKYIENRIMCFDKSYYAFDELDKDKTASGYKDSKGDMIICIDTSGSMKGVNEYIAKSIMFKILMKAIAENRNAYLINFSTEIYTYKFDSSSGVDELIKFLKLSYYGGSDIYKALYEANRIMKKYNNNDVLVISDFIMEDMPQYLVDICLKQRKEGNNFFAVSIGKFPFGYSYKKVFNRHWVFDIENGIKEIS; this comes from the coding sequence ATGAAACAATTTATTAATAATAATTCTTATAAAGAAGAAATAAAAAAAACAGAAAAAATGGCAAGAGGCGTTTTTTACGGCTCATTTAATAAAGATGAAAGAATAGAAAAAGAATTAGAAACAAAAATTGAAAAATGGAAAAAAGATTTAAATGATTATATATCTAGCAATAATCCATATATAGAAAATAGAAGAGAATTAGAAATAGCAAAAAAAGAATTAGAGAAAAAAGATATTAGCAAAAAAGATATAATAAATAATTTGAATATGTTTAACTCTCTTGATATAGACACAAAATTTTGGATTGATAAATTAGAAAACAATAATAATAATTTAAACGCTATAAAGAAAAATATAATATCAAATTGGAATGAAGTTTATAATAAAAAAAATAATGAATGGACTATAAATGCTATCAAAGAAAAAAGATATAAGTTTATTAATGATATAGAATCTTGGATTAAATTATTAAAGAGATTAAGATATATGTCTAATATACTTAGAATAAAAACAGGTGTGTTATGGGATTTTAGAGTTGGGGAATTAAAAGAAGAAGATATTTCTTTATTAGAGAGATGGGTTAAGTTTATAGATAATATTGATAAAAATAATTATATAGAAAAAATAGCAGACTCTATAGGCAAAAAAATAGATATAGAAAAAATAACAAAAAATATAGAATTAAAAAATAACTATTCATACACAAATAAAAAGATTGATTCTAAAGATGAGATATCTGGAATTTATTTTTCTAAAGATATAGAAAACATTATTCCAGAGGAGCTTTCACTTCTTTGCAATGATGAAGCAGAAAAGTTGTTTAAGCTAAAATATATAGAAAATAGGATTATGTGCTTTGATAAAAGTTACTATGCATTTGATGAATTAGATAAAGACAAAACCGCATCGGGCTATAAAGACTCAAAAGGCGATATGATTATATGCATAGACACAAGCGGCTCTATGAAAGGGGTAAACGAATATATTGCCAAATCTATAATGTTTAAAATATTAATGAAAGCTATAGCAGAAAATAGAAATGCTTATCTTATTAACTTCAGCACAGAAATATACACATATAAGTTTGATAGTAGTAGCGGCGTAGATGAACTTATAAAATTTTTAAAACTTAGCTACTACGGAGGTTCTGATATATACAAGGCTCTCTATGAAGCAAATAGAATAATGAAAAAATATAATAATAATGATGTACTTGTGATATCAGATTTTATAATGGAAGATATGCCTCAATATTTGGTTGATATATGTTTAAAGCAGAGAAAAGAGGGAAACAATTTTTTTGCTGTGTCTATTGGTAAGTTTCCATTTGGATATTCTTATAAAAAAGTTTTTAATAGGCATTGGGTATTCGATATAGAAAATGGAATAAAAGAAATTAGTTAA
- a CDS encoding arginine--tRNA ligase, producing MLKKIVSDIIKEALCNYLKDTDVENIDSYIDIGYTVDEKFGDYASPVAMRLAKALKKNPFDIANDIVKLIDKKYFDNVEVARPGFINLTLSKDYINECINQLLEDDDYGKNSAEDKKKILVEYVSANPTGPLHIGHGRWAAIGSALSNILKYVGHDVYQEFYVNDAGEQITKLNESVNAVKEGREIPEDGYHGAYIKDIAKMEGVPKDIILEQQRKLLERFRTYMDNYASELKIREGGELEKTIDYLNEKGLLFEEDNATWFRSTEYGDDKDRVVKKSNGSYTYFAPDITYHKNKIDRGYKYLIDILGADHHGYVPRITAAVRAVSDDTADLKVILGQLVRLYRGNELVRMSKRTGDMISLEEVIDEIGVDPTRYFLLMRSYSSSLDFDLELAKKKDNDNPVYYVQYAYARVCNIFFKLEEKNMKYDYNKKFDINKISNESTLKLAKMILRFPDEIYESAKSLEVYTLLNYTYDVASALHKFYYDNIVLEENDDIRQERLTLIRAVKKILGICFDIIGITKIERMYDNN from the coding sequence ATGCTTAAAAAAATAGTATCAGATATAATAAAAGAAGCTTTATGCAATTATTTAAAAGACACAGATGTAGAGAATATAGATTCTTATATAGATATAGGATACACTGTAGATGAGAAGTTTGGAGATTATGCTTCGCCTGTAGCTATGAGGCTTGCAAAAGCACTTAAAAAAAATCCTTTTGATATAGCTAATGATATTGTAAAACTAATAGATAAAAAATATTTTGATAATGTTGAGGTTGCTAGACCTGGATTTATAAATTTAACATTATCAAAAGATTATATAAATGAATGTATAAATCAATTATTAGAAGATGATGATTACGGCAAGAACTCTGCAGAAGATAAGAAAAAAATACTAGTTGAATATGTTAGTGCCAATCCTACAGGTCCGCTTCATATTGGTCATGGAAGATGGGCTGCTATTGGAAGTGCTTTATCAAATATACTTAAATATGTTGGTCATGATGTGTATCAAGAGTTTTATGTTAATGATGCGGGAGAGCAGATAACAAAGCTTAATGAGAGTGTTAATGCTGTAAAAGAAGGAAGAGAGATTCCTGAAGACGGATATCATGGTGCTTATATTAAAGATATTGCTAAAATGGAAGGAGTGCCTAAGGATATTATATTAGAACAGCAGAGAAAATTGTTAGAGAGATTTCGCACATATATGGACAATTATGCTTCTGAACTTAAGATAAGAGAGGGCGGAGAATTAGAAAAGACTATAGATTATTTAAATGAAAAGGGGCTTTTATTTGAAGAGGATAATGCTACTTGGTTTAGAAGTACTGAATACGGCGATGATAAAGATAGGGTAGTTAAAAAAAGTAATGGTTCATACACTTATTTTGCACCAGATATTACATATCACAAAAACAAAATAGACAGAGGATATAAATATTTAATAGATATATTGGGTGCTGACCATCATGGTTATGTTCCAAGAATTACTGCTGCTGTGAGAGCTGTGAGCGATGATACTGCTGATTTAAAAGTTATACTAGGTCAGTTGGTTCGTTTGTACAGAGGAAATGAGCTTGTAAGAATGAGCAAAAGAACTGGGGATATGATTAGTCTTGAAGAGGTTATTGATGAGATTGGTGTTGACCCTACTAGATATTTTCTTCTTATGCGTTCATATTCTAGTTCATTAGATTTTGACTTGGAGCTTGCAAAAAAGAAGGATAATGATAACCCTGTTTATTATGTTCAATATGCTTATGCGAGAGTTTGTAATATTTTCTTCAAATTAGAAGAGAAAAACATGAAGTATGATTATAATAAAAAATTTGACATTAATAAAATATCTAATGAAAGCACTTTAAAACTTGCTAAGATGATATTAAGATTCCCAGATGAGATTTATGAGTCTGCTAAGTCTTTAGAGGTTTATACTTTATTAAATTATACTTATGATGTTGCTTCTGCTTTGCATAAGTTTTATTATGACAATATTGTATTAGAAGAAAATGATGATATAAGACAGGAAAGACTTACTTTAATAAGAGCTGTTAAAAAGATTCTTGGCATATGTTTTGATATTATAGGTATAACAAAAATAGAAAGAATGTATGACAACAATTAA
- the tilS gene encoding tRNA lysidine(34) synthetase TilS translates to MAYKLKDKLNYNLIAIHVNYNLRGEESIGDEMFARETAKNYNIDIYVKHIEKGSYNNKNTQLEARKDRYLFFKELYNKKIYDYLLIAHNKDDLTETIIYRMIKGSGTNIYKALSKKRKYVLRPILNFYRKDIEEYAKENSLSHREDSSNKTNKYSRNKLRNVIIPMLEEINLQAKNNIIKFAYRVYEESNILRKKVNKTYKKIEISRNKINIKNIKNKLVLKKIIIKFLFKNNIEITEKRLLEILKIIYSKKPNIILRLDDYNLAKSYCLLEIVKTNDINTDSITVYNDGVYNFAGKTINIKTVLNKDIDYKKNIYIKKTFPIVIRKRKEGDFLYSYPNGNKKYLRNILIDLKVPSKERDLIPIIESENEIAAIYLEPYGINRVSKNYALKNNDDYALEILIN, encoded by the coding sequence ATAGCATACAAACTTAAAGATAAGCTAAATTATAACCTTATAGCAATTCATGTTAATTATAATTTGAGAGGCGAAGAGTCTATCGGCGATGAAATGTTTGCAAGAGAAACTGCCAAAAATTATAATATAGATATTTACGTAAAACATATAGAGAAAGGAAGCTACAATAATAAAAACACTCAATTAGAAGCAAGAAAAGACAGATACTTATTTTTCAAAGAACTATACAATAAAAAAATATATGACTATTTGCTTATAGCTCATAATAAAGATGATTTAACAGAAACTATAATTTATAGAATGATTAAAGGTTCGGGCACAAATATTTATAAAGCCCTAAGCAAAAAAAGAAAATATGTATTAAGACCAATATTAAACTTCTACAGAAAAGATATTGAAGAGTATGCTAAAGAAAACAGCTTATCTCACAGAGAAGATTCATCAAACAAAACAAATAAATATTCAAGAAACAAATTAAGAAATGTCATTATACCAATGCTCGAAGAGATAAACTTACAAGCAAAAAATAATATAATAAAGTTTGCTTATAGAGTTTATGAAGAGTCAAATATATTAAGAAAAAAAGTTAATAAAACATATAAAAAAATAGAAATCAGCAGAAATAAAATAAATATAAAAAATATAAAAAACAAACTTGTATTAAAAAAAATAATTATAAAGTTTCTTTTTAAAAATAATATTGAGATAACAGAAAAAAGATTATTAGAGATATTAAAAATAATTTATTCAAAAAAACCAAATATAATATTAAGGCTTGATGATTATAATTTAGCAAAGAGTTATTGTTTATTAGAAATTGTAAAAACTAACGATATTAATACAGATTCAATTACAGTTTATAATGACGGAGTTTACAATTTTGCTGGTAAAACCATAAATATAAAAACTGTTTTAAACAAGGATATTGATTATAAAAAAAATATATACATAAAAAAAACTTTCCCTATTGTTATACGAAAAAGAAAAGAAGGAGATTTTTTATATAGCTATCCAAATGGAAATAAAAAATATTTAAGAAACATTTTAATAGATTTAAAAGTTCCTTCTAAAGAGAGAGATTTAATTCCTATAATAGAATCAGAAAATGAAATAGCTGCAATATATTTAGAGCCTTATGGAATTAATAGAGTATCAAAAAATTATGCATTAAAAAATAACGATGATTATGCATTAGAGATATTAATTAACTAA